The Rhodococcus sp. ABRD24 genome contains the following window.
CGAGCGGCCCGAAACCGAGCCGTCCGGCGACGATCGCACCCAGGGCGCGCGGATACACCGTCAGACGTCCACCGCCGCGGCTGATCCGGAGCCCGTCGACGAACTCCGCACGCGGCGCCCCCGGATAGCCGGCGGTCCGCAACGTGACCTTGATTCCGCGTCGAGCAAGCCCGACACCAACTTCCTCGAGGTACCGCTCGCTGCCGCCGCCCTGGGGATGGCCGGTGTCACGCCAGCACAGCAGGAGAACCTCTCGCACGGGCGTGCCCCCTTATGGCTCGAACAGTTGCCTGCGACACACCTTATCGGCTGGAGGCGGCGAACCCTACCGTCAAGTAGCGGAAACCGGCGAACGGGAGCGCGGTATGTCCGATCGCTAAGGTTTCTCCCGTGATCCCCGCCCGCGCACCCCGTATCACCCCCACCCGCGCACCCCGCGTCATCCCCACCCGCGCACCCCGTGTCACACGTCACTTCGCCCGCCGCGCGACCCTGAAGCGGTCGGTCGGACTGCTCGGCGATTTCCGGTACGAACAGACCGCCCCGGACGTGTTCTACGGGGCCCTCGCGCGCGACTCGGTGGAGCTGATCGGCGACCTGTACCGCGGGCTCACCGAGCGGGACCTCACCGGAACGACCGTGCTGGACGTCGGCGGCGGACCCGGCTACTTCGCGGACGCGTTCGACGCAGCCGGGGCGCGCTACATCCCGGTCGAACCGGACCCGTCGGAGATGCACGCCGCCGGGCTGACCGTCGGCGACTCGATCCGCGGCTCCGGGCTGGCGCTGCCGATCCGTACCGGGTCGGTGGACGTGTGCTTCTCGTCGAACGTCGCCGAACACGTCGCGCAGCCGTGGGTGATGGCCGAAGAGATGCTGCGGGTGACGCGTCCCGGTGGGCTGATGGTGCTGTCGTACACCCTGTGGTGGGGCCCGTTCGGCGGCCACGAAACCGGCCCGTGGCACTACCTCGGCGGCGAGTACGCGGCCCAGCGGTACAAGCACAAGCAGGGCAAGGAACCCAAGAACCGGTACGGCGTCTCGCTGTTCGACATCGGCGCGAAGGACGGGCTGCGCTGGGCGAAGACCCAGACC
Protein-coding sequences here:
- a CDS encoding class I SAM-dependent methyltransferase, with the translated sequence MPTRAPRVTRHFARRATLKRSVGLLGDFRYEQTAPDVFYGALARDSVELIGDLYRGLTERDLTGTTVLDVGGGPGYFADAFDAAGARYIPVEPDPSEMHAAGLTVGDSIRGSGLALPIRTGSVDVCFSSNVAEHVAQPWVMAEEMLRVTRPGGLMVLSYTLWWGPFGGHETGPWHYLGGEYAAQRYKHKQGKEPKNRYGVSLFDIGAKDGLRWAKTQTGGDVLAAFPRYHPRWAWWMVKIPVLRELLVSNLVLVVRKR